Proteins found in one Oncorhynchus mykiss isolate Arlee chromosome 17, USDA_OmykA_1.1, whole genome shotgun sequence genomic segment:
- the LOC110493219 gene encoding uncharacterized protein LOC110493219, with protein MSLQLQISTYTEEFSSPGQGKPTQPRPSSAHRRNNPHPRPDFLLPRKLQNSHRASRSVFQVATAPVNNGRPLFLPVRHLSFQHNSDGKRARSLSAVDTEPPRMPPLSPSRTTQHMLPLAGWLHKPHMTDPSIRDMQLQPLLKNIQSNMDSSKSLQQRPACYLTDVQCYRGDHPHSSQGLRRNSGIEHRNGLQNGSLPGVRHLLPQAHYRRSRSNTTLDSCGGYSCFNVVKPYQAAYYIIHPEFVSECLR; from the exons ATGTCTCTCCAGCTCCAAATCAGCACATACACAGAGGAGTTCAGCTCACCTGGACAAGGCAAACCAACTCAACCGAGACCGTCCTCAGCCCACCGCAGAAATAACCCCCACCCCAGACCG GACTTCCTGTTGCCCAGGAAACTGCAGAATAGCCACAGGGCCTCCCGGTCAGTGTTCCAGGTTGCTACTGCTCCTGTAAACAACGGCCGTCCACTTTTCCTTCCTGTCCGGCACTTGTCTTTTCAGCATAACTCAG ATGGCAAACGTGCACGCTCTCTCAGTGCTGTGGACACAGAGCCGCCACGCATgccacccctcagcccatccagAACAACACAGCACATGCTGCCACTTGCAGGCTGGCTACACAAACCACACATGACTGACCCCTCCATCAGAGACATGCAACTCCAACCACTCCTAAAAAACATACAAAG CAACATGGATTCCTCCAAGTCATTACAACAGAGGCCAGCTTGCTACCTGACTGATGTCCAGTGTTACCGGGGTGACCATCCACACTCATCACAGGGACTGAG GAGAAACTCAGGCATTGAACATCGGAATGGACTTCAAAATGGCAGCCTCCCAGGCGTTAGGCACCTCCTACCACAGGCCCACTACCGGAGGTCTCGCTCCAATACTACACTGGATTCATG TGGTGGATACAGCTGTTTCAACGTGGTGAAACCTTACCAGGCTGCATACTACATCATTCATCCAGAATTTGTGTCTGAGTGCCTACGCTGA
- the LOC110493220 gene encoding cysteinyl leukotriene receptor 2-like yields MTAFFVHLGPIEDSVTHNADVREGSCLDYGGVGATVHRLPQSGGVFGGAPWLETSHWLDSTLPPVILPLSNHTVKTLTSNQSCSGEDEVFKYRAYTVTYLLVFPIALLFNSGALFVFLRLKSKRSPSSILMTNLALSDACFSLTLPFRLAYYFRGAHWDLPDWLCRLCVFCFYLNLYTSILFLTGLSVLRWLAVLKPLHHRALATPHRASLACLGIWLFVGGTSVPFLFSGTRVRAGLTRCFEPRNSASWKRIFILNYVGVTFGFLIPFITILGCYGSIIRRLTATAISQTLQTGSLKSSHGRRHRQSLCLVAMVTCTFLLCFLPYHVARSMHLHAVVGGWGCVVTATQQRVLVVTLCLAAANSVLNPLLYYCAGESFRTTIRNASSRRRSLSSLTQGSLLNSHRKRSIPTKLTMLATPLAQPLSLPESIPDTLSPVNNSP; encoded by the exons ATGACAG CCTTCTTCGTTCACCTCGGACCAATCGAAGATAGCGTAACTCAtaacgctgatgtccgggagggctctTGCCTGGACTACGGCGGTGTGGGAGCAACAGTCCACCGTttgcctcagtctggaggagttttTGGCGGAG CTCCGTGGCTTGAAACTTCCCACTGGCTTGACTCCACCCTTCCACCAGTGATTCTTCCCCTTAGCAACCACACGGTGAAGACATTGACTAGCAACCAGTCCTGTAGTGGTGAGGATGAGGTCTTTAAATACAGAGCCTACACCGTCACCTATCTACTTGTGTTCCCTATAGCATTGCTTTTCAACAGCGGAGCGCTGTTCGTGTTCCTGCGACTGAAGTCCAAACGCTCTCCCTCTTCCATTCTCATGACCAACCTTGCCCTATCAGACGCATGCTTCTCCCTTACCCTGCCGTTTCGATTGGCCTACTACTTCAGGGGCGCTCACTGGGACCTCCCTGATTGGCTGTGCCGACTCTGTGTGTTCTGCTTCTACCTCAACCTCTACACCAG CATTCTCTTCCTGACTGGACTGAGCGTGCTCCGTTGGCTGGCCGTGCTGAAGCCTCTTCATCATCGAGCCTTGGCCACGCCCCACCGAGCTTCATTGGCCTGTTTGGGCATCTGGTTGTTTGTGGGTGGAACTTCGGTACCCTTCCTATTTTCGGGGACCAGGGTGAGGGCGGGACTAACACGCTGCTTCGAGCCCCGTAACTCCGCCTCCTGGAAGAGGATCTTCATTCTCAACTATGTGGGCGTGACATTTGGCTTCCTGATCCCATTCATCACCATCCTTGGTTGCTACGGCAGCATCATCCGCCGACTGACAGCTACAGCCATAAGCCAGACGCTACAGACAGGAAGCCTGAAGAGTAGCCATGGGAGACGTCATCGCCAGTCTCTGTGTCTAGTCGCCATGGTGACCTGCACATTTCTACTGTGCTTCCTGCCCTATCACGTGGCTCGCTCGATGCACCTGCACGCGGTGGTGGGCGGGTGGGGCTGCGTTGTTACTGCAACACAGCAGCGGGTGTTGGTGGTGACGCTATGTCTGGCGGCGGCCAACAGCGTGCTGAACCCTCTGTTGTATTACTGTGCCGGGGAGTCCTTCAGAACGACCATACGCAATGCCTCGTCACGACGAcggtccctctcctccctcactcaggGCAGCTTGCTGAACTCTCACAGGAAGAGGAGTATTCCAACAAAACTCACAATGCTAGCCACACCCCTCGCTCAACCCCTATCCCTTCCTGAGTCCATACCAGACACACTCAGCCCTGTGAACAACAGTCCATAA